CATTGTTTTAATACGTTTACGGGACATTGAACTTAATAAGTATTTGCACGTGTAAGTATGCACTTAATTTAGTTAAGAATAGAATTAATAGTTGCCGTTTTTCAGAAACAGAAGTTGAATAGCtcgtaaaataattattgagtgacattgcatttattattttttgcacaCCTTTAACATAGTTTCTCCTGTacttcctgtgggttgactggaagaaaatgcttttagcattaagtccaccctttgtacatttatttatatatttttgcaataaaggattaaataaataaataaaatcttcaTGTGATTATTTTCACGGTTTAACTAGATAATGTAGTGAaggtttgttttttatgtggaatattttgtttttattatccTGCTTTAGAGAAGAGGGtttctttgaaaaaatatataacggTATGTATACAtgcttaaaaaaacattttactttAACATCGGACAAGCCATGGTGTTGACCAACAAATAGAGCAGCCCCAAGTGGCCCAATACTATTTAATTAGTATGGATTTGACACATTTACGAGGTGTTTGACAGCCTCTTCTGCCTTTCGCCTGTTTTTTCTGGTCCACAGGAGTTTATGGACCTTGTAGCAGTCTTTGATGAGCAAATTGAAATGAAGTTATGGCACAGTGATGCTTTTATTCAGGTCACACGTGACCGCATTTATTTACTGACACAATGGTCTGACTTgaattctttattgttttattattattgcactTTGTCAAGTGGGTATACAAATGCATGCTTACTGAACTCAGACCGTTCTCATGCAGTTATTTTACAGatgaccgaatggtgtagtggttagtgaccctggcTGCTATACGAAGGTCCCGTATTCGATGTCCGGCCGGGGCAGgtgtttgtttaaagacagatatttctACCAAGGTGTTGGGTGTTCAAATGTATTAACGTactcaatataatatattatatatctgtgtagatatatcgcggttggatggccgtgtgtgataTGTCCccataagtatattatattattattatattacttcTTACATAACCTAAATTATCTAAAATCTTGAAGACTCTGCCATAAGGCCGGTACATTGTTTATAGgctatacctaagtatgttTATGTTCTTATGTTTTCTTTAGTGTTCAATAAAGTGGTTAAAAGTATTCTAATTTTGTCTTTTTTGgtgtacaaaataaataatattctatctcTTGTATTCGTAACAATCTATGTattgtattctatttattatCAGTCATTCATATTCCTGGTCACCCAAATGCGCAGATAAGTGTGAAAGGTGTTGAAACTACGGTCATCACGTACTAATGATGACATCGCAATCTTCGCATGCTCGATAACAATGTACGGACGTGTTGTTTGCAACTTCAGATTTGTGAGATTAAACCTTGGTGTAAAGGATGAAAGAATAAATTCtctacttaaattttatactgCACTCTCGGttgatatttaaattaaagttattataatgACGTTTATTCCCAGACTGGCATTGTcctttttgaataaataacaaagGAGTATTAATGTATTAATCTTCCTGCATACGATCAGGTATTTATATCCAGCGATGCCATTGACCTATTAGAAAGAATTTATTTCTGGATAGGAAGGAGGAAATGataatttacataacttaTTATATACCATCTTATTCAAGTGATTCAGTAAatactacactcacgtgcaaagaaacagtttcactTACAAATTGCAGACACATCAGGTGgtcccaattttttaaacatttaataggaaattagaaaaatttaaattaacttaaatattgcaaaagGCGTCGTTAAGTtcgttttttttcgtttaaaaaaaagtaatttggtgattgtCTCAATGGAACTTACACTAAGCTcttattatattagttattaGTCTTTCTGTTTTTAAAGATTGGTTTCCTCATAAAATTAAGGATAACTATATAGTATTAGATAACGataaaaaatagtaagtataacctataaattattttggctgtttgtaaaatatagtcTTTATGAAGCTTAACTGAAACGATTTGTTTAATGTGTAAGTTCAGGTATCCCGTTGACTTCTTTTGTATGGGCATAATGCGCACATTTCGTAGCATCCATAAACTTgggtttttgttatttaaaacaaaagaaataagATTTAAAGAATGTTATCGTTtttaagaataattaaatacacaCATTGCTATCTGTCTGAATGTAGGTAATAAGTGAAAATCATGATTAATTTTACTATAAAAGTGGTAGTACAGTACAGTAGTATAACAAACCTAGTTTGAGATATAGGTATGCATCAAAATATGATATGACGATCGAATGGtgaagtggttagtgaccctgactggcTCAAAGGTCCAGGGTTTGATTCCCATCCGGGGTAGGTATTTAGATGTAAAATAAGGCTATTCGCtcagatatttaatattttgtaaactgGAAAATAATGATTAGTATTGATttctaaattatttcttatgatctctaaattatttctaaattatttctttattctATATTTGATATAACTATGTTCTATGTAATGTAGTTTGTTTATCTATCCATCGCTTTCTTCGCGGTCCCATAAGCTAACATGACAAGTAGgtgttatgaaataaaaagtagcacaCACAAggtgtttcataaaaaatggcTGATGACTTCTTATTTCCGACACGACAAAGTTATTACTTTCACAAAACCAGAACTGGCAAAGCCCAGTTTATAGAGCtcagaaaaatattaataaaagtagaGATAGACTTATGaaataatagaataaattataaacCCAACCACGGGAACAATGACATAACATAATCATTGCAAAATCAACGTTGCACAATTTAGTGTACTCACCCAATTTGAAATCCTAGAGCACCTTTTCCAATAACCCAATAGGGggagaataaaaaaataggtcaAAAGTCACGATCACTTTTTATGAGCACACACCGGCACACCACAACTactttttaagaaaaaatattatttaatattcgaACGCACTGTTGCGAATGGAAAGCGCGCGGACAGCTACCTCCATGGTGGACGACAGACTATTGCAACCCGCCAAAATATGAGGCCAAAATGATTGTTATGCAACTTTATTACAGCACATTACATAAAAATCGCCGTTGGCACTTCGCGTTCTTATGCAAAGGTATCGTCGGATATCTTGCGGATTTTTTTCTCGACTTTCGGGACTATTGGCGGGAATTAACTTTTTTTCGGCAGATGATCGCACTTTGTTATGCCAAGGAGTTCGACTGTCGCCTCAGCTTGGAGTATCATGTATGATCGGATATCGCCGAGGCTTCTTTGTGATGTGACCTCAATAAGTCTTCTCCCCCCCTTTGGTCAGTCGAGAGGGGCGCGGGAGGTTCTTGGTCAATCGCGGCTGATCATCGAATGGCGATTCGTAAAATGATACACAGATGTATTCTCTCTCGACATCGTCGCACCGTAATCACAGTGGGGTCGCTCTAGAAAAACGATGTTTCGGATGCTCCTGAATACGACTCTCTATCTTGCGAAATTACCAATTTTATGACTACTAGCTCTCGTGAATTGGTTATTTAACCCCCAACGGAAAAAGAGGGATGTTATacgtttaacgtgtctgtgtatcggtgtatgtatctgtgtgtgGTTGTGTACCTTCCAAATGGCTAAACCgattttcgttttattttttaatggttatttataagtaatgttAACCAGAGTGTTCTAAGACATATTTTATCGAATTTTGcatagccgttcaaaagtaaTGCGACTTTCAGTGATGAATTTAGGGGGATTTGAAAGTTGGTTTGGTTATTGTAGCTTGAGCTTGAGTAACATTCTGTAGTCTGCACCGTCCGACATGCTTCCTTCCTTAGACAGTTATTCCACCGACGACGATGGATGAGAAGCGAGTTGAACAAACATCGGCATCGGACCCTAtacaatgtgtttttttttcgaacccgacaaactttaaggttgtaattctacgagtgatttcatcgagaaaacactCCCATATGgagggtcaaatctcaatattctagaaatggcggccattttaaagttttagatacttagtttttataaaaaaaatcatatctcgagatttaaacgccttacggacatgaaataaaatgattttatccgcaaaaagtcatcgctatccaataaaaaaaggcacaactgctaaaaagttatgtacatttaaaataagttacaagcATCTAATCTAATAAAAAAGAATTCCTAATAAAAAAGACACGGCTTAAGTCACGTGACCCTCCCGCCAAAAGCTTCCACACATACAACCCTTCGTGGAAAGATGGCGATGCGTGGAGTAGCGAATGGAGCGAAAACCCACCATCTCGCAAACTATCTAACTAACCCAACGCCCAGCTGGCTTCTGTGAACCGCGGAGTGTCTGGTGCCGACTTAACCGCCTGCGAAGTCCGTGAGGCGGTTAAACatcgagatatgattttttatgaaaactaagtactttaaaaaagccgccatttctagaatattgaggtttgaccccacatatgggggtgttttctcgatgTAATCACTCGTAGAttacacccttaaagtttgtcgggttcgaaaaacaacacattgtataataactatactctgtccattatattattggtttttagacagttcaaatcccatacatttttaacgacagcaaaggaaaaccaactttacttaccagacataaggatacgtcataaatacaaaaacatggaaGCTATATAGTAAAGAcgtttgacgaccgaatggtgtaatgtttagtgaccctgactgctatgccgaaggtcccgggttcgatccccgatcgggacaaatatttgtttgaagaCATAACTTGAGTcttaatacctatgtatacaatatgtatttgtgtatatCATAGAAATCTTGTGGTTATGgtgtagataggtaggtatgtcagctgtccgatacccatatcacaggTTCTGAATAGCATGAGATCGGATGGCCGtcattataaaatatctgTATACTTAGCTTATTCTTTGACCTTTTTTTTGAGAATCccgaataaaaagtagcaagtacttgtttacctacctaactagtTATTCATTTATCTATCAAGGAAAAGTTACAGCCAAAATATATGGATTTTTGCAGTAAATAACACAGAAAACCAAAGTCAGGGTATCAACTTCCTACAAGTATTATACTTTACTCTTTGGAGTAATAAACTCGGGTAAGACCAAATTtcttcaaaatcggttcagccgtatTTTGATGAAAGAGTACGTAGACATTCACGAACGCACACATATACAAGCTTTCACGTTTTAGCAGAATTGTAGGATGTAcgactgtaggtacctacatctttTGTGGAGcctactttatttaaatagcagtaggtatgttttaatactgtaaatgtgcttgtgtttttttttagctGTAAGGCAAATTATTAAGGTTAATTGGTGGCGAAGATTGAAGAAGAAGCATCTCTTTATCGTAGACtctctagagtctagacctTTGTTATAGCGTCTATAGGTCGAGTGATATCAAAACTCCAGAATCAAAACGCTCTTTAGTGCAACCTCGGAATAATAACGCCTTCTCTCAACCAACAAACCTAGCGTtgtaaaaacattaccctcctccttcggcagtcaaAATATATTTCGCAACGCACCTCCTGTTTTTATTGATCTGTcaactgtcaatgtcaaaatcGTAGTGTACAATTTTGTCTTttctcaaataaataaacgagttttttattttctgaatttttcaaagtttttgcactgattttatgtttatttaatataaacgaCACCACTAACCAATATATCAATCTTCTATTACGGCTCTGAGCCTCCCTTGGTTGGTGGGAATACATTTTGGCTTTGTTAATCGTAAGTATAGTTTGTTGGTCATAAGCTAATTCAGTATTTTGGGTAATATTTTGTCTTATCgtgttgtattattttttcattccaGACGAAAAGACCATCAGTATGCTGCCCAGGCCATTCTACGGGGATCAGGACATGAGAAAACGGCAAATCGATACTCTTAAAATATTCAACGACAATGTCACTGAAATATCAGCAAATGAAGAATATAGGGTAGACTTTAACGCAGACGGGCGTAGCATGAGTCTCAGCATCATTCTGACCCCGGAATTTCCTAGTGAGAAGCCCGTCATATTTGTTAATCCAGCTTTTCCTCACCCGTGGATCGCAGATAACTCCAACCAGGTTCTAGGGGCACCAGGGCTTCTGAATTACACACAGCATTCAGATCTGGGACGTGTCGTACAGGCGATCATCAGAGAATTCCAGAAATCAGCCCCTCGCATGCCGAGTAATGAGGAGGAAACGACAAATGAGCATCAGCACACCGCCAGCACAGTCCCGCTCATGTTTCCAGAACTACAGAACTTGACTATTGAAGAACTGCAAGAAATACTTGAAAACCAAGATCTTCAGGACCAATTCTTGGAGAGCGATCCACAACTCCTACAGTTAGATTTAGAAACAGAGGCGGTCATGTGTAGCATAGAAAAGATGGCAAAAGACAACATGGAGAAGCAAGAAATGGTTGATACACTGAAAACAGACGTAATTGATCGAATATCCAGCATTGTTCAGATGAAAATGAATTACGAAGAGCTTAACAACAAGCATCAGAAGCTCTCAGAGAAGTATGACCCTCACCGGATACGGGAGTGCTTGAAAGAGGCTGCGCTGAAAGCTGACGAGGATGCAGAGGTTATAGCGGAACAGTTTCTGTTAGGTAATGTTCCGGTTGAGACGTTTGTTAGTAAGTTTGCAGAGAAAAGAGTGCTTGGGCAAGCACGGCGAGCCCGGGAAGAACGGCTAGCGCATCAGTTGGCGCAGTTAGATAAAGCTACTATTTAGGTTACGCATACTAACTAAAAgcttatttaaatgtttttatttattgctacAGTGATTAAGAATTCAAGACTGGGTAGGagaccattattattattttataaacatgaATGGGAAAAACAAAGtgtaccagcgtggtgggaaatggtccaagcttaggatggcagtttagaccttggggattaTGCGCAAAGATtaaagagagccaggtgcaggtacttacacccccacagggtatagaatataatatggaTAGTTGCGACGATAAGGTGGTGCAAGAATGCAAACAGATATTCATGGCTCTGTtgttgaatgtttttttttgtacccatgtatttataatgtaaGAATGTTGAATAAACAATAATTCTACTCAAAACGTGTGTAGGATAATGTTAATAGAGAAAGGTTCACTAAAGAACCACGTAAGTATTATTTGTTATGTATTGTAAGAAGTACTTAGCATTTATTATAACTATCTATATGAGCAATATCaaccaaataaaatgtaaaagacATTGATACTTTTCGTTTAATTTTCCCTATTAACATGAATGCTTgacataaataggtatttcatGGGTATTCCTTATTaacaaaactgtttttttatctttacgTGGACCGTGGAAAAATTAAGTGAACATTAGCTACTGTAAAAAAGTTACAAGCACGTCATCTAGCGGCAATACCGCGAATCAGGAAGGCTTAAAGAGATTGGAGCTACAAGCTACAACAGCTGCGAGCTGAAACAGTAAAATAGTTTGACAATAGGAAACATAGATGTCTCCACACGTATTTTCAGAACAAAGTTTATCCAAAGACCTATAATACCTGCTGTAATGTAATAGAAAACCGAAAACGGGTAACTCAGAGTGTCATAGAACCCCCCGGGTCATCCCATTACGGCTTACTGTAGTTACCACTTTAGCACCACCCTGTATGTCGCTGGAATAGCCAAACAACAGTTTACAATGGGCAAAGAGTTAGGTAAGAAGCAAAGTCCTTGGTATGAAGCGTTTAGAACTGTTAGCCATGCCTATTGCCTTGCTATGCCTAAAGCTGCGTAGTGCGTACAGACCGGACCAACGAACgtccaacgaacgccaacggttatgccaacgatggatatttatcattcataatacagggcagattgcagcaacgaaggtcaacgaaacccgttcgttgggccggtctgtacgcagcttaagtcAAATGGCCAGATATAAGGTATACCTACGGTTTTACGAAGCGCATCTAAAGGCTGCGACTCTATATCGTTGCAGTCAATGTGTGCTGATTGAAAGACTGTTCTCCTACTTcatacttaaaattatttcgTTGTAGtagctacctacataatattatgcctaccaagcataatattatgtaggtagctaCTACAACTTATTCTAATAACCATTTGGATGCTCACCtgtttttgacagttttttttttactttgaagTTAGAACAAACACAAACGGAACCCTGAGGGTAAACTTTGTGATTATAACtagattttattatatttattatattaaaggGATTATTTTCAGGAAATTTTTACCAGGAAGAAAGGGAACTGAACTTACCGTTGGAGaagtatttacttaactacctaTTTCGTTCCTTGGA
The DNA window shown above is from Plutella xylostella chromosome 30, ilPluXylo3.1, whole genome shotgun sequence and carries:
- the LOC105381487 gene encoding vacuolar protein sorting-associated protein 37A, encoding MLPRPFYGDQDMRKRQIDTLKIFNDNVTEISANEEYRVDFNADGRSMSLSIILTPEFPSEKPVIFVNPAFPHPWIADNSNQVLGAPGLLNYTQHSDLGRVVQAIIREFQKSAPRMPSNEEETTNEHQHTASTVPLMFPELQNLTIEELQEILENQDLQDQFLESDPQLLQLDLETEAVMCSIEKMAKDNMEKQEMVDTLKTDVIDRISSIVQMKMNYEELNNKHQKLSEKYDPHRIRECLKEAALKADEDAEVIAEQFLLGNVPVETFVSKFAEKRVLGQARRAREERLAHQLAQLDKATI